The proteins below come from a single Solea solea chromosome 6, fSolSol10.1, whole genome shotgun sequence genomic window:
- the slc25a55a gene encoding solute carrier family 25 member 55a, which produces MSQQQISLPAKLINGGIAGIVGVTCVFPIDLAKTRLQNQRQGHQVYKSMMDCLVKTVRSEGYFGMYRGAAVNLTLVTPEKAIKLAANDFFRHHLANTGKGLTVFKEMMAGCGAGMCQVIVTTPMEMLKIQLQDAGRLVAQHQKPVMMSSTKLVTTTNTMLSRSYNSGTVVSPPPRAVSATQIAKELLQTKGIQGLYRGLGATLMRDVPFSIVYFPLFANLNRLGKPSPEESSPFYWAFLAGCGAGSIAAVAVNPCDVVKTRLQSLNKGTSEEAYKGVGDCIRKIMQKEGPSAFLKGAGCRALVIAPLFGIAQVMYFVGVGEYILDNSPLSLLSA; this is translated from the exons ATGTCTCAGCAGCAGATCAG TCTCCCAGCCAAGCTCATTAATGGAGGTATTGCTGGCATTGTTGGGGTTACCTGTGTCTTCCCCATTGACTTGGCAAAGACCAGGTTGCAGAATCAGAGACAAGGTCATCAGGTCTACAAGAGCAT GATGGACTGCCTTGTCAAGACAGTTCGATCAGAAGGCTACTTTGGCATGTACAGAG gCGCAGCCGTAAATCTGACACTGGTAACCCCAGAGAAAGCAATAAAGCTTGCTGCTAATGACTTCTTTCGCCATCACCTTGCAAATACTGG GAAGGGACTGACAGTGTTCAAAGAGATGATGGCTGGTTGTGGTGCAGGCATGTGTCAGGTCATTGTCACAACTCCCATGGAAATGCTCAAGATACAGCTACAAGATGCAGGCAGGCTTG TGGCCCAGCACCAAAAACCAGTCATGATGTCTTCCACAAAGCTTGTGACGACCACCAACACGATGCTCAGCCGCTCCTATAACTCAGGCACGGTGGTGTCACCTCCACCACGAGCTGTGTCAGCCACGCAGATCGCTAAGGAACTGCTTCAAACCAAGGGAATCCAGGGGCTCTACAGAGGCCTAGGGGCAACATTAATGAG GGATGTTCCCTTTTCCATTGTGTACTTCCCATTGTTTGCTAACCTGAATCGCTTGGGCAAACCAAGTCCGGAGGAGTCCTCACCTTTTTATTGGGCTTTCCTCGCTGGCTGTGGAGCAGGATCTATTGCGGCAGTGGCTGTTAACCCTTGTGATG tggtgAAAACAAGACTTCAGTCTCTGAACAAAGGCACTAGTGAGGAGGCATACAAGGGCGTTGGGGATTGCATAAG aAAAATCATGCAGAAGGAGGGACCGTCTGCATTCCTAAAAGGCGCAGGCTGCCGGGCTCTGGTTATCGCTCCTCTCTTTGGAATTGCTCAGGTTATGTACTTTGTTGGAGTTGGAGAATATATCCTGGACAACTCTCCTCTGAGCCTCCTGTCAGCATAA